A stretch of the Massilia sp. W12 genome encodes the following:
- a CDS encoding M20/M25/M40 family metallo-hydrolase, with product MSEFKPTPSSADTVPGDADSVVSWPLAMILLSLTAICCAALLAALTPHFDPTPPGPGVFDVQRAQASLEQIARAPHPIGSAEHGRVREYLIKSLQDLGMAVEVQEGVGHSAWSSGRVKNIISRIPGSRPGGKAVLLMAHYDTAPHAPGAADNGMAVAAVLETLRQLRQEPPLLHDLIVLFSDGEEAGMLGAQLFASEHPARDAVGLVLNFEMRGAGGPLLMFETQSGSAPQIRTLAQALPQIQANSLFYEVYRLMPNYTDFSVFKNQGVAGLNFAAIEDHTRYHSRTDTLQNIDPATLQQLGQSMLAAVRAFGQQEKQQSHGGELVYFHLPVWGMAYYPPSWLPFFVCAGLLLWQVRSARREQHLRLWKTLASLPVQLVWLGLAAGSAWLLWRLQLWMDGDYRISAHGGMPQQLWHLLAMQLAALTVCAAMLQGCLRLFSLHEWRLGAALLWLFLLGLSLWRAPGMSYLLLGPLALALLGGLLQSMAYWRRPAPAACLWSGLLILALCLHAPLWRLVAQALTPAMAWVCALLLALLLALFAPWLAAIRPPVSGKPWPLTAALSAALFLACGAAGLLTPQYSPHYPRPSHLAWLYDAENEESWWFSRDPQPDHYTRFFFPQQARLRPLPVLGDERSLLWLHPAPGRLAPPQIEVLSDRILQRRGAVRAIELKIRPARADAQLKLQCKGRLLAVHVEGRRMDKFEDGPWIWLAHGFGEQGLHLQFELESGLRLHCGVLERSFDLDPSAQAPLQPDIMPRPFSDAFSRQVYVAKEF from the coding sequence ATGTCTGAATTCAAACCCACGCCATCATCCGCAGATACCGTCCCCGGGGACGCAGACAGTGTTGTCTCCTGGCCGCTGGCCATGATCTTGCTCAGCCTGACGGCCATATGTTGCGCCGCCTTGCTGGCGGCGCTGACCCCACACTTCGATCCGACCCCGCCCGGGCCAGGCGTGTTTGATGTGCAACGCGCCCAAGCCAGTCTGGAACAGATTGCGCGCGCGCCGCATCCAATCGGCAGCGCAGAACATGGCCGGGTGCGCGAATATCTGATCAAATCTCTGCAAGACCTGGGCATGGCGGTAGAGGTGCAAGAAGGCGTGGGCCATTCGGCCTGGAGCAGCGGGCGCGTGAAAAACATCATCAGCCGGATTCCCGGCAGCCGTCCCGGCGGCAAAGCCGTGCTGCTGATGGCGCATTACGACACGGCCCCGCATGCCCCCGGCGCGGCGGATAATGGCATGGCGGTGGCGGCGGTTTTGGAAACCTTGCGCCAGCTGCGCCAGGAGCCGCCGCTGTTACACGACCTGATCGTACTGTTTTCCGATGGCGAAGAGGCGGGCATGCTGGGCGCCCAATTATTCGCCTCAGAACATCCGGCGCGCGATGCGGTGGGCCTGGTGTTGAATTTTGAAATGCGCGGCGCCGGCGGCCCGCTGTTGATGTTTGAAACCCAGTCCGGCAGCGCGCCGCAGATCCGCACCCTGGCGCAAGCCCTGCCGCAAATCCAGGCCAATTCCCTGTTTTATGAAGTCTATCGGCTGATGCCGAATTACACCGATTTTTCCGTATTCAAGAACCAGGGCGTGGCCGGCCTGAACTTTGCCGCCATCGAAGACCACACGCGCTACCACAGCCGCACCGATACGCTGCAAAACATTGATCCCGCCACCTTGCAACAACTCGGGCAAAGCATGCTGGCGGCAGTGCGCGCCTTCGGTCAGCAGGAAAAGCAGCAAAGCCATGGCGGCGAGCTGGTGTATTTTCATCTGCCGGTCTGGGGCATGGCGTACTACCCGCCATCCTGGCTGCCCTTTTTCGTGTGCGCCGGGCTGTTGCTGTGGCAGGTGCGCAGCGCACGCCGGGAGCAACATCTGCGATTGTGGAAAACCCTGGCCAGCTTGCCCGTGCAGCTTGTATGGCTGGGACTGGCGGCCGGCAGCGCCTGGCTGCTATGGCGCTTGCAGTTGTGGATGGATGGCGACTACCGCATTTCCGCACATGGCGGCATGCCGCAGCAACTCTGGCATCTGCTGGCCATGCAATTGGCCGCGCTGACAGTCTGCGCCGCCATGCTGCAAGGCTGCTTGCGCCTGTTTTCCTTGCACGAATGGCGGCTTGGCGCAGCGCTGCTGTGGCTGTTCTTACTCGGACTCAGTTTATGGCGGGCCCCGGGCATGAGTTATCTCCTGTTGGGGCCGCTGGCGCTAGCCTTGCTGGGCGGACTCTTGCAAAGCATGGCGTACTGGCGCCGCCCGGCCCCGGCGGCTTGCCTGTGGAGCGGCTTGCTGATTCTGGCGCTATGCCTGCATGCGCCCTTATGGCGGCTGGTGGCGCAAGCCCTGACCCCCGCCATGGCCTGGGTCTGCGCCTTGCTGCTGGCTTTATTGCTGGCATTGTTTGCCCCCTGGCTGGCGGCAATCCGCCCGCCAGTCTCCGGCAAACCCTGGCCGCTCACCGCAGCGCTCAGCGCCGCCCTGTTCCTGGCCTGCGGCGCCGCCGGTCTGCTGACGCCGCAATACAGCCCGCACTATCCGCGTCCCAGCCATCTGGCCTGGTTGTATGACGCCGAAAACGAAGAAAGCTGGTGGTTTTCACGCGATCCGCAACCCGATCATTACACCCGCTTTTTCTTCCCGCAGCAGGCGCGCCTGCGTCCCTTGCCGGTATTGGGCGATGAGCGCAGCTTGCTGTGGCTGCATCCCGCCCCTGGCCGCCTGGCCCCGCCGCAAATTGAAGTCCTGTCCGACCGCATCTTGCAAAGGCGCGGCGCGGTGCGCGCGATAGAACTCAAGATCCGTCCCGCACGCGCAGATGCGCAATTGAAATTGCAATGTAAAGGGCGCTTACTGGCGGTGCATGTGGAAGGGCGGCGCATGGATAAATTTGAAGATGGCCCCTGGATCTGGCTCGCACATGGCTTTGGCGAACAGGGTTTGCATCTGCAATTTGAGCTGGAAAGCGGCTTGCGCCTGCACTGCGGCGTGCTGGAGCGCAGCTTTGATCTGGACCCCTCAGCCCAGGCCCCCTTGCAACCGGACATCATGCCGCGCCCGTTTTCCGATGCCTTCAGCCGGCAGGTCTATGTGGCGAAGGAATTTTGA
- a CDS encoding metal ABC transporter permease: MQDLGIIGWALLAGLLVLCTHVPLGAQVLRRGIVFIDLAIAQIAALGVIIAGLLDLQGYMVQAAAASAAIGGAFLLTWTEKRWPDVQEAQIGVMFILAATAGLLLVSKNPHGGEHIQDLLAGQILWVRPSQLILPAIGSAIIVLLLKCWREKLGTLGFYLLFALAVTASVQLVGVYLVFTSLIVPSLAVRHYREGLRLPLAYLTGALGYLLGLLLSVQFDLPSGALVVWCLTVVAMLVYGLGPRKGEGAA, translated from the coding sequence ATGCAGGACTTGGGAATTATCGGGTGGGCTTTGTTGGCCGGTTTATTGGTATTGTGCACACATGTCCCGCTCGGCGCCCAGGTCTTGCGCCGTGGCATTGTCTTTATTGATCTGGCGATTGCACAAATCGCCGCACTGGGCGTGATCATCGCCGGCTTGCTCGATTTGCAAGGCTATATGGTGCAAGCCGCCGCCGCCAGCGCGGCCATCGGCGGCGCTTTTTTGCTGACCTGGACCGAAAAACGCTGGCCAGACGTGCAGGAAGCGCAGATCGGCGTCATGTTTATTCTGGCCGCCACCGCCGGCTTGTTGCTGGTCTCCAAAAACCCGCATGGCGGCGAACATATTCAAGATTTATTAGCCGGCCAGATTTTATGGGTGCGTCCCTCGCAATTGATTTTGCCGGCGATCGGCAGCGCCATCATCGTGCTGCTGCTGAAATGCTGGCGTGAAAAATTGGGCACGCTCGGCTTTTACCTCTTGTTCGCCCTGGCCGTCACCGCTTCGGTGCAGCTGGTTGGCGTGTATCTGGTGTTTACCAGCCTGATCGTGCCGAGTCTGGCGGTGCGCCACTATCGCGAGGGGCTGCGTTTGCCGCTGGCCTATCTCACCGGCGCGCTCGGTTATCTGCTCGGCCTTTTGCTCTCCGTGCAATTCGATCTGCCTTCCGGCGCCCTGGTGGTCTGGTGTTTGACCGTGGTGGCGATGCTGGTGTATGGCCTTGGCCCGCGCAAAGGCGAGGGCGCAGCCTGA
- a CDS encoding zinc ABC transporter substrate-binding protein, whose protein sequence is MQISKFLLAPLLAAALPAQAALSVLACEPEWAALAGELGGDKVKVSSATSAQQDPHKIEARPSLIARTRSADLLVCTGMDLEVGWLPVLLQQAGNAKLNPGAPGHFLAGAYVTALDVPARLDRADGDVHGAGNPHIQQDPRNIAKIAQALAQRLAEVDPANAAYYQSRYKDFSARWQQSMQKWEQQAAPLKGVAVVEHHKNMSYLLHWLGMKSVATLEPKPGVEPSAAHLAGLQQQLQKQPVKMVLRAVYQDGRASQWLAERSAIKPVVLPFTVGGEDKAKDLFAFFDVTVQRLLDAAK, encoded by the coding sequence ATGCAAATCAGTAAATTTTTGCTGGCGCCGCTGCTCGCGGCGGCGTTGCCGGCGCAAGCCGCACTTTCTGTGCTGGCCTGTGAGCCGGAATGGGCGGCGCTGGCTGGCGAGCTGGGCGGCGATAAAGTCAAGGTCAGCTCCGCCACCAGCGCGCAGCAAGACCCGCACAAAATCGAAGCCCGTCCCAGCCTGATCGCACGCACCCGCTCCGCTGATTTGCTGGTGTGCACCGGCATGGATCTGGAAGTCGGCTGGCTGCCGGTTCTGCTGCAGCAGGCCGGCAACGCCAAGCTCAACCCCGGTGCGCCGGGACACTTCCTGGCCGGCGCCTATGTCACCGCGCTGGATGTGCCGGCGCGCTTAGACCGCGCTGATGGCGACGTGCACGGCGCCGGCAATCCGCATATCCAGCAGGACCCGCGCAATATCGCCAAAATCGCCCAAGCCTTGGCGCAACGCTTAGCCGAAGTGGATCCCGCCAACGCTGCGTATTACCAGAGCCGCTATAAAGATTTCAGCGCGCGCTGGCAACAATCCATGCAAAAATGGGAGCAGCAGGCCGCCCCCTTGAAAGGCGTGGCGGTGGTGGAGCATCATAAAAACATGAGCTACCTCTTGCACTGGCTGGGCATGAAATCGGTCGCCACGCTCGAACCCAAACCGGGCGTGGAGCCTTCGGCAGCGCATTTGGCCGGTTTGCAACAGCAATTGCAAAAGCAGCCGGTTAAAATGGTGTTGCGCGCGGTGTATCAGGATGGCCGCGCCTCACAATGGTTAGCCGAACGCAGCGCGATCAAGCCGGTGGTGCTGCCATTCACCGTGGGCGGTGAAGACAAGGCGAAAGACTTGTTTGCATTTTTTGATGTGACGGTGCAGCGTTTATTGGACGCCGCCAAATAA
- the dusA gene encoding tRNA dihydrouridine(20/20a) synthase DusA: protein MTSSSPSAQPNPNPAPTAARALPPRTLSVAPMMDWTDRHCRYFHRLLSRSTWLYTEMVTTGALLFGDVPRHLRFDHSEHPIALQLGGSEPGDLARAARLGQDWGYDEINLNCGCPSERVQRGAFGACLMAEAPLVADCVKAMRDAVELDVTVKHRIGIDKEESYAFVRDFVGTVAQAGCHTFIVHARNAILKGLSPKENREIPPLKYDYAYRLKRDFPQLEIIINGGIKTHAEINAHLQHVDGVMIGREAYHNPYLLAEADQRYYGGTEPIPQRGAVLRAMLPYIERELAACDALRATTITRHMLGLLAGMPGARSFRRLLSDAKRVNLVAPEQIFAEALRFEVRS from the coding sequence ATGACTTCCAGCAGCCCGTCCGCCCAGCCCAATCCAAATCCCGCTCCAACCGCCGCGCGCGCCTTGCCGCCGCGCACCCTGTCTGTGGCCCCGATGATGGACTGGACTGACCGCCACTGCCGCTATTTTCACCGTCTCTTGAGCCGCTCCACCTGGCTGTACACCGAAATGGTGACCACCGGCGCCTTGCTGTTTGGCGACGTGCCGCGCCACCTGCGCTTTGATCACAGCGAACACCCCATCGCCCTGCAATTGGGCGGCAGCGAGCCGGGCGATTTGGCGCGCGCCGCGCGGCTGGGACAGGACTGGGGCTATGACGAAATCAATTTGAATTGCGGCTGTCCGTCTGAGCGGGTGCAGCGCGGCGCGTTCGGCGCCTGCCTGATGGCGGAAGCGCCGCTGGTGGCTGATTGCGTCAAAGCCATGCGTGATGCGGTGGAGCTTGATGTCACGGTCAAACACCGCATCGGCATCGACAAAGAAGAAAGCTATGCATTCGTGCGCGACTTTGTCGGCACAGTGGCGCAAGCCGGCTGCCACACCTTCATCGTGCATGCGCGCAATGCGATTTTGAAAGGCTTGAGTCCGAAAGAAAATCGCGAAATTCCGCCGCTTAAATACGACTACGCCTACCGCCTCAAACGCGATTTTCCGCAGTTGGAAATCATCATCAATGGCGGCATTAAAACCCATGCCGAAATCAACGCCCATTTGCAGCATGTGGATGGCGTGATGATAGGGCGCGAAGCCTATCACAACCCCTATCTGCTGGCCGAAGCCGACCAGCGCTATTACGGCGGGACAGAGCCGATCCCGCAGCGCGGCGCCGTGCTGCGCGCCATGCTGCCGTATATCGAACGGGAATTGGCTGCCTGTGACGCCTTGCGCGCCACCACCATCACGCGCCATATGCTGGGCTTGCTGGCCGGAATGCCGGGCGCGCGCAGTTTCCGCCGCCTGCTGTCAGACGCCAAGCGGGTCAATCTGGTTGCGCCGGAACAGATTTTCGCCGAGGCGCTGCGGTTTGAAGTCCGTTCATAA
- a CDS encoding M48 family metallopeptidase, with amino-acid sequence MTDPNQYSCHGFHADLPGGKATGVLRLEADGIHFTIGAISGYFPFAGTHMQLGGASDRLVLINHPQHPEWSIYTSERSILRNPHVQAHPQMAGHLARAKQHARKNWLIACLAFFLVVGVPAGLLWRSDIVTGWAAQQVPPEWETKAGRQALDQIRIKGEFMPQKESDALLAPLLAPLQEETRKSRFKWQFYIVNDPTPNAYALPGGFVVIHSGLILKADQAEEVLGVLGHEIAHVEQQHGVQNMIGNAGLYLGASLLFGDATGLVAVLANAAPLLLSQSYSRRFEEEADEVGSAMLVRARINPMGLVTFFEKIMAEEKKQLEKVEDEHAREALKLSMRFLSTHPSTEKRIADMKQRLSRQPAPAWREFGDAFPTLKQSVQTFVANSKQEKKGKT; translated from the coding sequence ATGACTGATCCCAACCAGTATTCCTGCCACGGTTTTCATGCTGATCTGCCGGGAGGCAAAGCCACCGGGGTGTTGCGTCTGGAGGCCGATGGCATCCATTTCACCATTGGCGCAATCAGCGGTTACTTCCCCTTTGCCGGCACGCATATGCAGCTCGGCGGCGCGTCTGACCGGCTGGTCTTGATCAATCATCCGCAACACCCCGAATGGTCGATTTACACCAGTGAGCGCAGTATTTTGCGCAATCCGCATGTGCAAGCGCATCCGCAGATGGCCGGACATCTGGCGCGCGCCAAACAGCATGCGCGTAAAAACTGGCTCATCGCCTGCCTGGCTTTTTTCCTGGTGGTCGGCGTGCCCGCCGGCCTGCTCTGGCGCAGTGATATCGTGACCGGCTGGGCGGCGCAACAGGTGCCGCCGGAATGGGAAACCAAGGCCGGCCGGCAAGCCCTGGATCAAATCCGCATCAAGGGCGAATTCATGCCGCAAAAAGAAAGCGACGCCCTGCTCGCCCCCTTGCTGGCGCCTTTACAGGAAGAAACCAGAAAATCCCGCTTCAAATGGCAGTTTTACATTGTCAACGACCCCACCCCGAATGCCTATGCGCTGCCGGGCGGCTTTGTGGTGATTCATTCCGGCTTGATTCTCAAAGCCGATCAGGCGGAAGAAGTGCTGGGTGTGCTGGGCCATGAAATCGCCCACGTCGAGCAACAGCACGGGGTGCAAAACATGATAGGCAACGCCGGTTTATACCTTGGCGCCAGCCTGTTGTTTGGCGACGCCACCGGGCTGGTGGCGGTGCTGGCCAACGCCGCCCCGCTGCTGCTGTCGCAGAGCTATTCGCGCCGCTTTGAAGAAGAAGCCGATGAAGTCGGCAGCGCCATGCTGGTGCGCGCGCGCATCAATCCCATGGGGCTGGTGACTTTCTTTGAAAAAATCATGGCGGAAGAGAAAAAACAGTTGGAAAAAGTGGAGGATGAGCACGCCCGCGAAGCGCTGAAACTCAGTATGCGTTTTTTGAGCACCCATCCCAGCACAGAAAAGCGGATTGCTGACATGAAGCAGCGGCTGAGCCGGCAACCAGCGCCGGCCTGGCGCGAATTCGGCGACGCCTTCCCAACCCTCAAACAATCGGTACAAACCTTCGTCGCCAATAGCAAACAGGAAAAGAAAGGAAAAACATGA
- a CDS encoding TIGR00266 family protein — MKSDIKGGTAFSYVDMELAPGEVIITESDAMSSMDADMEMKAIFNGGLFKGLLRKYLGGESLFLSRYANSASAPRRITFVQPTPGQIREIELAAGESLYLQPGAFLACSESVTLGLSFAGLISWIAREGLFRLEAKGPGKLWYGAYGALLDRQIKGEYIVDTSHLVAYDKNIKLKLQFAGGLFSSLFGGEGLVLRLEGEGRAVIQTRSMSGLANWVNPKL; from the coding sequence ATGAAATCCGACATCAAAGGCGGCACGGCCTTCTCCTATGTGGATATGGAGTTGGCGCCGGGAGAAGTCATCATCACTGAATCTGACGCCATGTCTTCCATGGATGCGGATATGGAAATGAAGGCGATTTTCAATGGCGGGCTGTTCAAGGGCTTGCTGCGCAAATATCTGGGCGGTGAATCGCTGTTTTTAAGCCGCTACGCCAACAGCGCCAGCGCGCCGCGCCGCATCACCTTCGTGCAACCGACGCCGGGACAGATCCGCGAAATTGAGCTGGCCGCAGGCGAAAGCCTGTATCTGCAGCCGGGCGCGTTTTTAGCCTGCAGCGAAAGCGTGACGCTGGGCTTGAGCTTTGCCGGCTTGATTTCCTGGATTGCGCGCGAGGGTTTATTCCGGCTTGAAGCCAAAGGCCCGGGCAAGCTGTGGTATGGCGCTTACGGGGCCTTGCTGGATCGTCAGATCAAGGGGGAATACATTGTCGATACCAGCCACCTGGTGGCCTACGACAAAAACATCAAACTCAAGCTGCAATTCGCCGGCGGACTGTTTTCCAGCCTGTTTGGCGGTGAGGGACTGGTCTTGCGCCTGGAAGGCGAAGGACGGGCGGTGATACAAACCCGCAGCATGTCGGGTTTGGCGAATTGGGTCAACCCGAAATTATAA
- a CDS encoding TIGR00266 family protein translates to MKVELFHRPGNTAAKVMLNPGESCTTESGAMIAMSGHMEISTTTHKKGSGGLLKAAKRLLSGESFFLNHFTPQGKPGEVWLGSGLAGDMLVRELQGENLIVQSGSFLACSENINVDLGWQGFKSLLSGESVFWLHLNGSGTLVLSSFGAIYPVEVNGEYIVDTGHIVAFEESLNFTLSKAGGSWLQSWLGGEGIVCRFKGRGTVWCQSHNPGSFGALLGPNLRPL, encoded by the coding sequence ATGAAGGTTGAATTATTCCACCGCCCCGGCAACACTGCGGCCAAGGTGATGCTCAATCCGGGCGAATCCTGCACCACCGAATCCGGCGCCATGATCGCCATGAGCGGCCATATGGAAATCAGCACCACCACGCACAAGAAAGGCAGCGGCGGCTTGCTCAAGGCGGCCAAACGTCTGCTGTCTGGCGAGTCATTTTTCCTGAATCATTTCACGCCGCAAGGCAAGCCGGGCGAAGTCTGGCTGGGTTCCGGCCTGGCCGGCGATATGCTGGTGCGCGAATTGCAAGGTGAAAATCTGATCGTGCAATCCGGCTCTTTCCTGGCCTGCTCGGAAAACATCAATGTTGATCTGGGCTGGCAGGGTTTCAAATCGCTGCTGTCGGGCGAATCGGTATTCTGGCTGCATTTGAATGGCAGCGGCACACTGGTCTTGAGTTCTTTCGGCGCGATTTATCCGGTTGAGGTGAATGGCGAATACATCGTTGACACCGGGCATATTGTGGCCTTTGAAGAAAGCCTGAATTTCACCCTCAGCAAAGCCGGCGGCAGCTGGCTGCAATCCTGGCTCGGCGGCGAAGGCATTGTCTGCCGCTTCAAAGGACGTGGCACGGTGTGGTGCCAATCGCATAATCCAGGCAGTTTTGGCGCCCTGTTAGGCCCGAACTTGCGCCCACTGTGA
- a CDS encoding TIGR00266 family protein → MTQTFNVIVTGECLPGVTREQMEAAFAKLFKLDPAQAAATLARAPLLIKRGVDAASAQTYANALNQAGIAHRLEDANPAAAPDLAKPAAAPAPATPPAPSLEKTAPPPAAAATPEAGLPVKQPAHQRGDESIFEPAAPKGYRFRIEGKPDYGFVTVHLNQGDMIKVEASAMATMDTHVQMKTKMKGGLSRLLSGENLFINEFTAQGAPGEIGIAPAAPGDLLHRYLDNEIIYLQNSCFVACSPQVNVEAKWQGLVKGFFGGQGLFLVRAIGTGDLWFNTYGAAIEIEVTDEYVVDTGNVVAFTEGLEYKVTKVGGYKSLFLSGEGFVCRFTGKGKIWLQTRTPASFVNWASAFRPSKKG, encoded by the coding sequence ATGACGCAAACTTTTAATGTGATTGTCACCGGCGAATGTTTGCCGGGCGTGACGCGCGAGCAAATGGAAGCGGCTTTCGCCAAACTCTTCAAACTCGATCCGGCGCAAGCCGCCGCCACCCTGGCGCGCGCGCCGCTGTTGATCAAGCGCGGGGTGGATGCCGCCAGCGCGCAAACCTATGCCAATGCCTTAAACCAGGCTGGCATCGCTCACCGTTTGGAAGACGCCAACCCGGCTGCGGCGCCGGATCTGGCCAAGCCCGCCGCAGCGCCCGCGCCGGCCACGCCGCCCGCGCCGAGTCTGGAAAAAACTGCGCCGCCGCCGGCCGCCGCTGCGACGCCCGAGGCCGGTTTGCCGGTAAAGCAGCCGGCCCATCAGCGCGGCGACGAGTCCATCTTCGAGCCGGCGGCGCCCAAAGGCTACCGTTTCCGGATTGAAGGCAAACCGGATTACGGCTTTGTCACTGTGCATTTGAATCAGGGCGATATGATCAAGGTCGAAGCCTCGGCCATGGCCACCATGGACACCCATGTGCAGATGAAAACCAAGATGAAAGGCGGTCTGTCACGCTTGTTGTCGGGTGAAAATCTGTTCATCAATGAGTTCACGGCGCAGGGTGCGCCGGGTGAAATCGGGATTGCGCCGGCAGCGCCTGGCGACTTGCTGCACCGCTATCTGGATAATGAAATCATTTATCTGCAAAACTCTTGCTTTGTGGCCTGTTCGCCGCAGGTGAATGTGGAAGCGAAATGGCAGGGGCTGGTGAAAGGCTTTTTCGGCGGCCAGGGTTTATTCCTGGTGCGCGCGATCGGCACTGGCGATCTGTGGTTTAACACCTATGGCGCGGCGATTGAAATCGAGGTCACTGACGAGTATGTGGTGGACACCGGGAATGTGGTGGCCTTCACCGAGGGGCTGGAGTACAAAGTGACTAAAGTTGGCGGTTATAAATCGCTGTTTTTGTCGGGCGAAGGCTTTGTCTGCCGCTTTACCGGCAAGGGCAAGATCTGGCTGCAAACGCGCACCCCGGCCAGCTTTGTGAACTGGGCCAGCGCATTCAGGCCAAGTAAGAAAGGCTGA
- a CDS encoding alkaline phosphatase D family protein, which yields MDRRQFVKSAMYFTVASATLGLQACGGGGASGAASQSKGSYSFPQGVASGDPKDSSIVFWTRCISASGAKEDIPLKLEVSTSADFAQLAASVTLAATEKYDFTVRAKITGLTPAATYYYRFIAGADVSPAGRSKTAPAAASTPAQMRFAWMTCQDWTVNHWGAMELLAQEELDFLVHLGDYIYETVGATFQSGVAEPAHKAITLPEGKKNNAGAIYAVSVDDYRSLYKTYRSDARLQALHAKFPLIAIWDDHEFSDDAWQDHQTYSNGNLQETARRRSANQAWAEYMPIDFGDVSFDLNNSAYNNIRIYRDFKFGSLMHLVMTDQRLYRDDHVVPEATIANLLGKDPVNGNDSIGSRYFVPLPIIEAFEKSSAAALQRAPSILGTTQTQWWKDTMKNSSAIWKIWGNEVTLNRCFLDMRQQAPAPYNNLYVINADCWDGYPTHKADILGYLKAQNIKNVVAITGDLHAFQCGVVRDKQDIATGTPVLVDFVSAGISSDSWYTYIKQGAGTTPLAALVANPQTYDAVVRANNPDFAYLDHHAQGYALAQVTADSFTVLFKKVKPLNADGSKPAEPLLKTTRITLAAGSSTPQVQDNV from the coding sequence ATGGATCGGCGTCAATTTGTAAAATCAGCAATGTACTTCACGGTGGCGTCCGCCACTTTAGGCTTGCAAGCCTGTGGCGGCGGCGGCGCCAGCGGCGCCGCCAGCCAGAGCAAGGGCAGCTACAGCTTCCCGCAAGGCGTGGCCAGCGGCGATCCGAAAGACAGTTCGATTGTTTTCTGGACCCGCTGCATCAGCGCAAGCGGGGCCAAGGAAGACATTCCGCTCAAGCTGGAAGTCTCGACTTCCGCTGATTTCGCCCAGCTGGCCGCCAGCGTCACCCTGGCCGCTACAGAAAAATATGATTTCACGGTGCGCGCCAAAATCACCGGCTTGACGCCCGCCGCCACGTATTACTATCGCTTCATCGCCGGCGCAGATGTCAGCCCGGCAGGCCGCAGCAAAACCGCGCCCGCCGCCGCCAGCACCCCGGCGCAAATGCGCTTTGCCTGGATGACCTGCCAGGACTGGACGGTCAACCACTGGGGCGCAATGGAATTGCTGGCGCAGGAAGAACTCGATTTCCTGGTGCACCTGGGCGACTACATCTATGAAACCGTGGGCGCCACATTCCAGAGCGGCGTGGCGGAACCGGCGCACAAAGCGATCACCCTGCCGGAAGGCAAGAAAAACAATGCCGGCGCGATTTACGCCGTCAGCGTGGACGACTACCGCTCCCTGTACAAAACCTATCGTTCGGATGCGCGTCTGCAAGCGCTGCACGCCAAATTCCCTTTGATTGCGATTTGGGACGACCACGAATTTTCAGACGACGCCTGGCAAGATCATCAAACCTATTCCAATGGCAACCTGCAGGAGACTGCACGCCGCCGCAGCGCCAATCAAGCCTGGGCCGAATACATGCCGATCGACTTTGGCGACGTCAGCTTTGATCTCAACAACAGCGCTTACAACAACATCCGCATTTACCGCGATTTCAAATTCGGCAGCCTGATGCATTTGGTGATGACCGATCAGCGCCTGTATCGCGACGACCATGTGGTGCCGGAAGCCACCATCGCCAACCTGCTGGGCAAAGATCCGGTGAATGGCAATGATTCAATCGGCAGCCGTTATTTTGTGCCGCTGCCGATCATCGAAGCGTTTGAAAAGAGTTCCGCCGCCGCCTTGCAGCGCGCGCCCTCGATTCTCGGCACTACGCAAACCCAATGGTGGAAAGACACCATGAAAAACTCCAGCGCCATCTGGAAAATCTGGGGCAATGAAGTGACTTTGAACCGCTGCTTTTTGGACATGCGCCAGCAAGCCCCGGCGCCTTACAACAATCTGTATGTGATCAATGCCGATTGCTGGGATGGCTACCCCACGCACAAGGCCGACATCCTGGGCTATTTGAAAGCGCAAAACATCAAGAACGTGGTGGCCATCACCGGCGATTTGCACGCCTTCCAATGCGGGGTGGTGCGCGATAAGCAGGATATTGCGACAGGCACGCCGGTGCTGGTGGATTTTGTCAGCGCAGGCATCAGCAGCGATTCCTGGTACACCTATATCAAGCAGGGGGCGGGCACGACGCCGCTGGCTGCGCTGGTGGCCAATCCGCAAACCTATGACGCCGTGGTGCGCGCCAACAACCCGGACTTCGCCTACCTTGACCACCACGCGCAAGGCTATGCGCTGGCGCAAGTGACGGCGGACAGCTTCACCGTGTTGTTCAAGAAAGTCAAACCCTTGAACGCCGATGGCAGCAAACCGGCAGAACCCTTGCTGAAAACCACCCGCATCACTCTGGCCGCCGGCAGCAGCACGCCGCAAGTGCAAGACAATGTGTAA